In Pedobacter sp. W3I1, one DNA window encodes the following:
- the metH gene encoding methionine synthase has protein sequence MSIREELEKRILVIDGAMGTMIQRYTLTEEDFRGERFKNHPCDVKGNNDLLNITRPDIIKTIHLEYLAAGADIIETNTFSTQRISMADYQMEDLSYEMSFEGARVAKEAVNEFMAANPDRKCFVAGAIGPTNRTLSMSPNVNDPGFRAVYFDELEAAYYEQVRGLVDGGSDVLLIETIFDTLNAKVAIVAIKKYEEVIGRKLEIMISGTITDASGRTLSGQTAEAFLNSVMHAKPLSIGFNCALGAKEMRPHIEELAAKAGCYVSAYPNAGLPNEFGAYDEQPHETAHLVDDFIASGFVNIVGGCCGTTPEHIGCIAKNARKAEPRKIPVLEPYMRLSGLEPVTITPESIFVNIGERTNITGSPKFSKLILSGDYEAALAVALQQVEGGAQIIDVNMDEGMLDSEAAMTKFLNLIASEPDIAKLPIMVDSSKWSVIENGLKCLQGKGIVNSISLKEGEEKFRESARKIMQYGAAVVVMAFDEQGQADNYERRKEICKRSYDILVNEIGFPAEDIIFDPNILTVATGLEEHNNYAVDFINATRWIKENLPHAKVSGGVSNISFSFRGNNTVREAMHSAFLYHAIQAGLDMGIVNAGMLEVYQEIPPELLERVEDVLLNRRDDATERLVEYADTVKSKGKEVVKDEEWRKGSVEERLSHSLVKGIVEYLDDDVEEARQKYARPIQVIEGPLMDGMNIVGDLFGAGKMFLPQVVKSARVMKKAVAYLLPFIEQEKLDNPDQDQNSSAGRVLMATVKGDVHDIGKNIVGVVLACNNFEIVDMGVMVPAQEIIKKAREIKADIIGLSGLITPSLDEMVHFAKEMEREGFTIPLIIGGATTSRIHAAVKVAPHYSGPAIHVLDASRSVTVCSTLMNPETKDDYVAGIRAEYDKAREAHLNKRSDKRFKTLDEARANKFKIDFQPNLPVPEFTGTRVFDNYPLEELVPYIDWTPFFHTWELRGSYPKIFDDKNVGDEAKKLFDDAQTLLKRILDEKLLTARAVIGFWPANAVGDDIVLEVQSPESKVRSQPSDSGLRTEDSRLVTIHTLRQQAEKVDGQPYYALSDFIAPKESGIQDYFGGFAVTAGIGIDELVKEFESNYDDYNSIMAKALADRLAEAFAERLHERVRKEYWGYAQDENLSNQELIKEEYAGIRPAPGYPACPEHTEKGTLFQLLDAENKIGLHLTESYAMYPTAAVSGFYFAHPDSRYFGLGKITKDQIEDYAIRKNMPVEEVERWLSPNLAY, from the coding sequence ATGAGCATAAGAGAAGAATTAGAAAAACGTATTTTGGTGATTGATGGTGCAATGGGTACCATGATTCAGCGATATACCTTAACCGAAGAAGATTTTAGGGGGGAGCGATTTAAAAACCATCCCTGTGATGTAAAAGGCAATAACGATTTGCTCAACATCACACGTCCGGATATTATAAAAACGATACACCTGGAGTATCTGGCGGCTGGTGCCGATATTATCGAAACCAATACGTTCAGTACACAGCGCATTTCCATGGCCGATTACCAGATGGAAGACCTTTCTTACGAAATGAGTTTTGAAGGTGCACGTGTGGCAAAAGAAGCTGTAAATGAGTTCATGGCAGCAAATCCAGACCGTAAATGTTTTGTTGCTGGTGCCATTGGCCCAACCAACCGTACCCTTTCCATGTCGCCAAATGTAAACGATCCTGGTTTTAGGGCTGTTTATTTCGATGAGCTGGAAGCAGCTTATTACGAGCAGGTACGCGGTTTGGTAGATGGTGGTTCGGATGTATTATTAATCGAAACCATTTTCGATACTTTAAATGCTAAAGTGGCTATTGTAGCCATTAAAAAATATGAAGAGGTAATAGGCCGTAAACTGGAGATCATGATTTCCGGTACCATTACCGATGCCTCTGGCAGAACACTTTCAGGTCAAACTGCTGAAGCTTTCTTAAATTCTGTAATGCATGCAAAACCATTAAGCATCGGTTTTAACTGTGCTTTGGGTGCTAAAGAAATGCGACCACATATTGAGGAGCTTGCTGCAAAAGCGGGCTGTTATGTTTCGGCCTATCCAAATGCTGGTTTACCAAACGAGTTTGGTGCTTACGATGAGCAGCCGCATGAAACGGCACATTTGGTTGACGATTTTATTGCCTCTGGTTTTGTGAACATTGTGGGTGGCTGTTGTGGCACCACGCCAGAGCACATTGGCTGTATTGCTAAAAATGCAAGGAAAGCTGAGCCTAGGAAAATCCCTGTGCTAGAACCTTATATGCGTTTAAGCGGGTTGGAGCCAGTAACCATCACCCCAGAGAGCATTTTTGTGAATATTGGTGAAAGAACAAATATTACCGGATCTCCAAAATTCTCTAAATTGATCTTAAGCGGCGATTACGAGGCTGCATTGGCCGTTGCCCTACAACAGGTTGAAGGCGGTGCACAGATCATCGATGTGAACATGGATGAAGGGATGTTGGATTCGGAAGCAGCAATGACCAAATTCTTAAACCTCATTGCCTCTGAACCTGATATAGCCAAATTGCCCATCATGGTCGATTCATCTAAGTGGTCGGTTATTGAAAATGGTTTAAAATGTTTGCAGGGAAAAGGAATTGTAAACTCCATTTCACTAAAAGAAGGGGAAGAGAAATTCCGCGAAAGCGCCCGCAAAATTATGCAATATGGTGCCGCCGTGGTGGTAATGGCTTTTGATGAGCAGGGGCAGGCCGATAATTACGAGCGTAGAAAAGAAATCTGTAAACGGAGTTATGATATTTTGGTAAATGAAATTGGCTTCCCGGCAGAGGATATTATTTTCGATCCGAACATCTTAACCGTCGCAACCGGATTAGAAGAGCATAATAATTATGCTGTCGATTTTATAAATGCTACCCGCTGGATCAAAGAAAACCTGCCTCATGCCAAAGTGAGTGGTGGGGTTTCTAACATTTCTTTCTCTTTCAGGGGGAATAATACCGTTCGCGAAGCCATGCACTCCGCATTTCTTTATCATGCCATTCAGGCCGGTTTAGATATGGGAATTGTAAATGCGGGGATGTTAGAGGTTTATCAGGAAATTCCACCCGAATTGTTAGAAAGGGTAGAGGATGTGCTCTTAAACCGAAGAGACGATGCTACGGAGCGTTTGGTAGAATATGCCGATACCGTAAAATCGAAAGGTAAAGAAGTGGTTAAAGATGAAGAGTGGAGGAAAGGTTCTGTTGAAGAAAGATTATCTCATTCCTTAGTTAAGGGAATTGTAGAATATCTGGATGATGATGTGGAAGAAGCCAGGCAAAAATATGCCCGCCCGATTCAGGTAATCGAAGGGCCATTGATGGACGGGATGAACATCGTAGGTGATTTATTCGGCGCCGGGAAAATGTTCCTGCCTCAGGTAGTAAAGTCGGCAAGGGTAATGAAAAAAGCCGTAGCCTATTTATTGCCATTTATTGAACAGGAGAAATTAGATAATCCCGATCAGGATCAGAATTCGTCAGCAGGAAGAGTATTAATGGCCACTGTAAAAGGTGATGTGCATGATATTGGGAAAAATATTGTGGGCGTGGTATTGGCCTGTAATAACTTCGAAATTGTTGATATGGGTGTGATGGTTCCTGCGCAGGAAATCATCAAAAAAGCCAGAGAAATAAAAGCCGATATTATTGGTTTAAGTGGTTTAATTACGCCATCGCTGGATGAAATGGTTCACTTTGCCAAAGAAATGGAGCGCGAAGGTTTCACCATTCCATTAATTATCGGTGGAGCAACTACTTCAAGAATCCATGCTGCTGTAAAAGTAGCACCGCATTATTCGGGACCTGCTATCCACGTGTTAGATGCTTCCAGAAGTGTTACCGTTTGCAGCACCCTGATGAATCCTGAAACAAAAGATGACTATGTAGCAGGCATTAGAGCTGAATATGATAAAGCACGTGAAGCGCATTTAAATAAGCGATCGGATAAACGTTTTAAAACCTTAGATGAAGCACGTGCAAATAAATTTAAGATCGATTTTCAGCCCAACTTACCTGTTCCGGAATTTACAGGCACAAGGGTTTTCGATAACTATCCCTTAGAAGAATTGGTTCCCTATATCGATTGGACGCCTTTTTTCCATACCTGGGAACTCCGCGGAAGTTATCCGAAAATTTTCGACGATAAAAATGTAGGCGACGAAGCGAAGAAACTTTTTGATGATGCACAGACTTTATTAAAACGCATCCTCGACGAAAAACTGTTAACAGCAAGAGCCGTGATCGGTTTCTGGCCAGCAAATGCGGTAGGAGACGACATCGTTTTAGAAGTCCAGAGTCCGGAGTCCAAAGTCCGAAGTCAACCTAGTGACTCAGGACTCAGGACTGAAGACTCAAGACTAGTTACTATCCACACCCTCCGCCAGCAGGCCGAAAAAGTAGATGGGCAGCCTTATTACGCCTTATCTGATTTTATTGCACCGAAAGAAAGTGGTATTCAGGATTATTTCGGTGGTTTTGCCGTAACGGCGGGTATCGGGATTGATGAACTGGTGAAAGAGTTCGAATCCAATTACGATGATTATAACAGTATCATGGCCAAAGCACTGGCCGATCGTTTGGCTGAAGCCTTTGCCGAGCGCCTGCATGAACGTGTACGCAAAGAATATTGGGGTTATGCACAGGATGAAAATCTGAGCAATCAGGAATTGATTAAGGAAGAATACGCAGGGATCCGTCCCGCGCCAGGTTATCCTGCCTGCCCGGAACACACCGAAAAAGGAACTTTATTCCAGTTGCTTGATGCGGAGAATAAAATTGGACTTCACTTAACCGAAAGTTATGCCATGTATCCAACAGCAGCGGTAAGTGGGTTTTATTTCGCGCACCCTGATTCGAGGTATTTTGGATTAGGAAAAATTACCAAAGATCAGATTGAAGATTATGCCATCAGAAAGAATATGCCGGTTGAAGAAGTGGAGCGGTGGTTAAGTCCGAATTTAGCTTATTAA
- a CDS encoding short chain dehydrogenase, translating into MKIIIVGATGTLGKKVAEAFAQKHEIIRVGNTKGDFQVDITNEASIKALFEQIGAFDALISTSGKGPFTPVSQMTGEVFKSGLLDKLMGQVNLVLIGQHYINKGGSFTLTSGILAEHPVAAGAALSAINGALNSFVLAAAPELKNEVRINAISPNVVEDSPAYFDSFPGEIPVTMEKVVKAYEKSVLGIVTGQVIKVY; encoded by the coding sequence ATGAAAATAATAATTGTAGGCGCAACGGGCACACTGGGTAAAAAAGTAGCCGAAGCTTTCGCCCAAAAACACGAGATCATTCGTGTAGGAAATACCAAAGGAGATTTTCAGGTAGATATTACCAATGAAGCATCGATTAAAGCCTTGTTCGAACAGATTGGTGCTTTCGATGCCCTGATTAGTACCAGTGGGAAAGGCCCTTTTACGCCTGTAAGTCAAATGACTGGTGAAGTGTTTAAGAGTGGGCTGCTGGATAAGTTAATGGGTCAGGTTAACCTGGTGCTTATCGGTCAGCACTATATTAACAAAGGTGGTTCATTTACCCTAACTTCGGGCATATTGGCCGAACATCCGGTTGCAGCCGGTGCAGCATTGAGCGCAATAAATGGAGCACTAAACTCTTTTGTTTTGGCAGCTGCTCCGGAACTCAAAAATGAGGTTCGTATAAACGCCATCAGTCCTAACGTGGTTGAAGATTCGCCTGCCTATTTCGATTCGTTTCCCGGAGAAATTCCCGTTACCATGGAGAAAGTAGTTAAAGCTTACGAGAAAAGTGTGTTGGGCATTGTAACAGGCCAGGTAATAAAAGTTTATTAA
- the blaB1PEDO gene encoding PEDO-3 family subclass B1 metallo-beta-lactamase, with translation MRYLFSFLFSLSAFIALAQNPKLKIKHLSGDLYVYTTYNTYKGAVTDANAVYLVTNKGVVVIDAPWDATQFQPFLDSIQAKHHQKVVLAVATHSHGDRAGGLAFFKSKGIKTYTSKLTDDILKTNKEPRAAYTFTNDTTFTVGQYKINTYYGGKGHTKDNLVIWFPKDKVLFGGCLVKSAKANDLGYIGEADLAAWPKSIEKLKQKYPDTKFVITGHDAWGNRESLDHTQKLLKEK, from the coding sequence ATGCGTTATCTTTTTTCCTTTTTATTTTCTTTATCCGCTTTTATCGCTCTCGCGCAAAATCCAAAGTTAAAAATCAAACATTTATCAGGCGATCTGTATGTTTATACCACCTACAATACCTACAAAGGTGCCGTAACAGATGCAAATGCAGTTTACCTGGTTACCAATAAAGGTGTAGTCGTAATCGATGCGCCCTGGGATGCCACGCAATTCCAGCCTTTTTTAGATTCTATTCAGGCTAAACACCACCAAAAAGTAGTGCTAGCCGTTGCCACACATTCGCATGGCGACCGTGCAGGTGGTTTAGCATTTTTTAAAAGTAAGGGCATAAAAACCTATACCAGTAAATTAACCGATGACATTCTGAAAACCAACAAAGAGCCACGCGCGGCATATACTTTTACCAACGACACTACTTTTACAGTGGGACAGTATAAAATAAACACCTATTACGGCGGTAAGGGGCATACAAAGGACAATCTGGTGATTTGGTTTCCAAAAGACAAAGTCTTGTTCGGCGGTTGCCTGGTTAAAAGCGCCAAAGCAAATGATTTGGGTTATATTGGAGAGGCTGATTTAGCCGCATGGCCAAAAAGCATTGAAAAGTTAAAGCAGAAATATCCTGACACCAAATTTGTGATTACCGGACATGATGCCTGGGGGAACAGGGAATCTTTAGATCATACGCAGAAGCTATTGAAGGAGAAATAA
- a CDS encoding N-acetyltransferase: MQLQVQNSLSADIDTIFEFYDMAIAHQKKVFNKHWQGFSREMVQTEIDENRQYKILVDNVVACVFAVTFNDRLIWGERDQDAIYIHRIVTHPEFRGYYFVKEIIKWAKDYAAKNNIKFIRMDTWADNEKLLEYYTGCGFDYVGVVTMEKTDRLPKHYEGISLSLFEIVL, from the coding sequence ATGCAATTACAAGTACAAAACAGCCTGTCTGCTGATATCGATACCATTTTTGAATTTTATGATATGGCTATTGCCCATCAAAAGAAAGTGTTCAATAAACACTGGCAAGGCTTTAGCAGAGAAATGGTGCAGACTGAAATCGATGAAAACCGCCAATATAAAATTCTTGTAGACAATGTAGTAGCTTGTGTATTTGCCGTTACGTTTAACGATAGGTTGATTTGGGGAGAGCGAGATCAGGATGCGATTTATATCCACAGGATTGTAACCCATCCCGAATTTAGGGGTTATTATTTTGTGAAGGAAATTATCAAATGGGCTAAGGATTACGCCGCAAAGAACAACATTAAATTTATCAGAATGGACACCTGGGCAGATAATGAAAAACTACTTGAATATTATACAGGTTGTGGTTTTGATTATGTTGGGGTAGTAACCATGGAAAAAACCGACAGACTGCCAAAACATTATGAAGGAATTAGTTTAAGTCTGTTTGAAATTGTGCTATAG
- a CDS encoding GNAT family N-acetyltransferase — protein sequence MIETERLILRPLTHDQLLKYIKDDHSLEQEFGLLPTKKNISPSLHDALEQTILPNVFDKDKDYLYHTLWTIISKPDHRMVGDICFVGEPDPNGEIEIGYGTYEEFRGRGFMTEAVGRLIEWAREQPKVKSVFAATAKDNVASYSILEKNNFIHVGEVDDMLSWKIELK from the coding sequence ATGATCGAAACTGAACGCCTCATTTTAAGACCATTAACACATGATCAACTTTTAAAATACATTAAAGATGATCATTCACTTGAACAGGAGTTTGGCCTTTTGCCAACAAAGAAAAACATTTCGCCTTCGCTGCACGATGCACTTGAACAAACCATTTTGCCTAATGTCTTTGATAAGGATAAAGATTATCTGTACCATACTTTATGGACAATCATATCTAAACCCGATCATAGAATGGTAGGCGATATCTGTTTTGTTGGCGAGCCTGATCCGAATGGCGAAATTGAAATAGGTTATGGTACCTATGAGGAATTTAGAGGCCGGGGTTTTATGACCGAAGCTGTTGGCCGGTTAATAGAATGGGCCAGGGAACAGCCAAAAGTGAAATCGGTTTTTGCCGCTACTGCAAAAGATAATGTGGCCTCTTATTCTATTTTAGAGAAAAACAACTTTATTCATGTTGGGGAAGTTGATGATATGTTAAGCTGGAAAATTGAATTGAAATAA
- a CDS encoding S41 family peptidase, producing the protein MKKNTRNNVLIALSYSVILIVGMFLGIKFIKDQGFGVKKSPQLANNSDEKLNEILHIINGNYVDDINTDSLQNLPIDSVLHQLDPHSVYLPPTDAQDMTDNLEGNFEGVGIEYYMLNDTMMVTGVVKDGPAYQAGIKLGDKILSIDTAVVSGRNLPKDQLTGRFKGRSGTGVSVVLLHPGAPQSNRIMVTRGKVNISSIDAAYMINNETGYVRISKFGANTDNDFSAAVNNLKARGMKKLILDLRDNGGGYFTAATGLADQFLAENKLIVYTQGKHEPRTDYFSTGTGAFQNGKLAILINENTASASEIVAGAIQDLGRGIIVGRRSFGKGLVQEQFAFGDGSALNLTIARYYTPSGRSIQKSYKKGYNAYKHELDERLMDGELTGDRTSFQDSIEKTEGVNIQPNKKVKPIGGIQPDVFVKLDTSGYNKFYSNLVSKKVLSDYVFNVLTNKYSASFVEQNINIFTINDNDFKDFIGYLQRKNVAIDRFQLYNSKTVILNDLKALLCRYYLGDVGYYKAANQNDNAVRQALLNLQ; encoded by the coding sequence ATGAAAAAAAATACCCGAAATAACGTACTGATTGCACTAAGCTATTCTGTAATTTTAATAGTGGGTATGTTTTTGGGTATAAAATTCATTAAAGATCAAGGCTTTGGCGTTAAAAAAAGCCCTCAGCTAGCCAACAATAGCGACGAAAAATTAAACGAAATCTTACATATCATCAATGGCAATTATGTTGATGACATCAATACCGATTCGCTTCAAAACTTACCTATAGATAGCGTTTTACACCAACTCGATCCACATAGTGTTTACTTGCCACCAACTGATGCGCAAGATATGACTGATAACCTGGAAGGAAATTTTGAAGGCGTAGGCATAGAATATTATATGCTTAACGATACCATGATGGTTACCGGTGTGGTTAAAGACGGACCGGCTTATCAGGCGGGAATTAAATTGGGCGACAAGATCCTGAGTATCGATACTGCAGTAGTAAGTGGCCGAAACCTACCGAAAGATCAACTTACCGGTCGTTTTAAAGGTAGATCCGGGACTGGTGTGAGCGTAGTGCTTTTACACCCGGGCGCTCCGCAAAGTAACCGCATTATGGTTACCCGTGGTAAAGTCAACATCAGTAGTATTGATGCTGCCTACATGATTAACAACGAAACAGGTTATGTGCGGATTAGTAAATTTGGTGCCAATACGGATAACGATTTCTCTGCTGCAGTCAACAACCTGAAGGCAAGGGGTATGAAAAAACTTATTCTTGATTTGCGCGATAATGGAGGTGGTTATTTTACCGCAGCTACGGGTTTAGCTGATCAGTTTTTGGCAGAGAACAAACTTATTGTATATACACAGGGCAAGCATGAGCCGCGTACCGATTATTTTTCCACAGGTACCGGCGCTTTTCAAAATGGCAAACTGGCTATCCTGATTAATGAAAATACGGCTTCTGCCAGCGAAATTGTAGCTGGAGCCATCCAGGATTTAGGGCGTGGGATTATTGTTGGCCGCCGTTCTTTTGGAAAAGGTTTGGTACAAGAGCAATTTGCTTTTGGCGACGGCTCTGCATTGAACTTAACCATCGCAAGATATTATACACCATCGGGACGTAGCATTCAAAAATCATATAAGAAAGGTTACAATGCCTACAAACATGAATTAGATGAACGCTTGATGGATGGGGAGCTTACAGGAGACCGTACCTCTTTTCAAGATTCTATTGAGAAAACTGAAGGTGTAAATATTCAACCGAACAAAAAAGTTAAACCGATTGGCGGTATACAACCAGACGTATTCGTGAAATTAGATACCAGTGGCTACAATAAGTTTTACAGTAATTTAGTGAGCAAAAAAGTACTTTCTGATTATGTATTTAATGTACTTACTAATAAGTATAGCGCCAGTTTTGTAGAACAGAATATCAATATCTTTACTATAAATGATAATGACTTTAAAGACTTCATCGGGTATCTTCAACGCAAAAATGTGGCGATAGATCGTTTCCAATTGTACAATTCTAAAACTGTGATCTTAAACGATTTAAAAGCTTTGCTTTGTCGCTATTATCTGGGTGATGTGGGCTACTATAAAGCGGCAAATCAAAACGATAATGCGGTAAGACAGGCGCTACTAAACCTTCAGTAG
- a CDS encoding Bax inhibitor-1/YccA family protein has protein sequence MEQQNYQYQDNSVFVQERSASKRFFGNVFLWMFVALAVSTVAAYFIASTPAVLDYLLSYNPQTGKGGFTVLGYIAIFAPLGLVFLMGAGMQRMSYQALIGVFLLYSILTGVMLSFILLTYSLPSVVISFAAAAAIFAVMAIMGYTTNTDLSKFGPILFAGVIGLVIISIINMFLGSSTLGYIMGFIGVAIFTALTAYKVQELKRIGEGLDENGNTLGVNESKKLAIMGALSLYITFINLFLSLLRIFGSRR, from the coding sequence ATGGAACAACAAAATTATCAATATCAAGACAACAGTGTTTTTGTACAGGAAAGATCTGCATCTAAACGTTTCTTTGGGAATGTTTTCTTATGGATGTTTGTAGCACTAGCTGTTTCTACAGTTGCAGCTTATTTTATTGCCAGTACGCCAGCAGTATTGGATTATCTTTTATCTTATAACCCACAAACAGGTAAAGGTGGGTTTACTGTTTTAGGTTACATTGCAATATTTGCTCCGCTAGGATTAGTATTCTTGATGGGCGCTGGTATGCAACGGATGTCTTATCAGGCATTAATTGGCGTATTTTTGCTTTATTCTATATTAACTGGAGTAATGCTTAGCTTTATCCTGTTAACCTATTCTTTGCCATCTGTTGTAATTAGTTTTGCAGCGGCTGCCGCGATATTTGCCGTAATGGCGATAATGGGCTACACTACAAATACAGATTTGAGTAAGTTTGGACCTATATTATTTGCAGGCGTAATCGGTTTGGTGATCATCAGTATTATCAATATGTTTTTAGGCAGCTCTACATTGGGGTACATTATGGGATTTATTGGAGTGGCTATTTTTACTGCCTTAACTGCCTACAAGGTGCAAGAGCTTAAAAGAATTGGCGAAGGTTTGGATGAAAATGGAAATACTTTAGGTGTAAATGAAAGCAAAAAATTAGCGATCATGGGCGCCTTATCGCTTTATATCACCTTCATCAACTTATTTTTGTCGCTATTGCGTATTTTCGGTAGTAGAAGATAG
- the murQ gene encoding N-acetylmuramic acid 6-phosphate etherase gives MNRVTEQESNYDHIDQMSVLEVLQGINNEDKTVAFAVEKCLPQIEKLTSAVAERMKKGGRLFYIGAGTSGRLGVVDASECPPTYGVPFDWVVGIIAGGDTAIRRAVEFAEDDAEQAWKDLQEFEINEKDCLVGLAASGTTPYVIGGLNTARKHGILTGCIVCNTGGPIAAESDFPVEVVVGPEFITGSTRMKSGTAQKMVLNMLSTTVMVQLGRVVGNKMVDMQLTNHKLVDRGTQMVADELNIGYDEAAELLTRYGSVRKAVAAGH, from the coding sequence ATGAATAGAGTTACCGAGCAAGAATCTAACTATGACCACATCGATCAGATGTCGGTATTAGAAGTTTTGCAGGGCATTAATAACGAAGATAAAACTGTAGCGTTTGCAGTTGAAAAATGTTTGCCTCAGATCGAAAAATTAACATCGGCAGTTGCCGAGCGAATGAAAAAAGGTGGTCGTCTCTTTTATATAGGTGCAGGTACAAGTGGTCGTTTAGGCGTAGTAGATGCATCTGAATGTCCGCCTACTTACGGTGTTCCTTTTGATTGGGTTGTAGGAATTATTGCTGGCGGAGATACTGCCATTAGAAGAGCGGTAGAATTTGCTGAAGATGATGCCGAACAAGCCTGGAAAGATCTACAGGAATTTGAGATTAATGAAAAAGATTGTTTGGTTGGCCTGGCAGCATCGGGTACCACTCCATATGTAATCGGCGGATTAAACACAGCACGCAAACATGGCATTTTAACAGGTTGCATTGTTTGTAATACCGGCGGACCTATTGCTGCTGAATCGGATTTTCCGGTTGAAGTGGTGGTTGGCCCTGAATTTATTACCGGATCTACCCGCATGAAATCGGGTACGGCACAAAAAATGGTGTTAAACATGTTAAGTACTACGGTGATGGTTCAGTTGGGGCGCGTAGTTGGCAATAAAATGGTCGATATGCAGTTAACCAATCATAAACTGGTAGATCGTGGTACACAAATGGTTGCCGATGAACTGAATATTGGTTATGATGAAGCTGCTGAATTATTAACCCGTTATGGAAGCGTGCGTAAGGCAGTTGCAGCAGGACACTGA
- a CDS encoding methylenetetrahydrofolate reductase — translation MKITDHIKNAKGKTLFSFELLPPIKGQSIQWIYDAIEPLLEFNPPFIDVTSLREDYIYKEQANGLLQKVSYRKRPGTIAICAAIIHKYKVDAVPHLICGGFTKEETENALIDLQFLGIDNVLALRGDARKADGNFVPTPGGHCYATDLIEHIKNHNEGKFLHEDVETFKSDFCIGVAGYPEKHFEAPNLNTDFRYLKKKVDLGAEFIVTQMFFDNQKYFDFVKKCRENDINVPIIPGLKPISTLSQLNVLPKIFHIDLPDELTDALSHAKNNNEAKEIGTEAMIKQCKELIDFGAPVLHFYTMGRPEQTKKIAKAIF, via the coding sequence ATGAAGATTACAGACCATATAAAAAACGCAAAGGGTAAAACCTTATTCTCTTTTGAATTATTGCCGCCTATTAAAGGGCAAAGTATACAGTGGATTTATGATGCAATAGAACCGTTGCTAGAGTTTAATCCTCCTTTTATTGATGTGACTTCGCTTCGTGAAGATTACATTTATAAAGAACAAGCCAATGGTTTGCTACAAAAGGTATCTTATCGCAAGCGGCCGGGTACCATTGCCATTTGTGCGGCTATTATCCATAAATATAAGGTTGATGCCGTTCCACATCTTATTTGCGGTGGGTTTACGAAAGAAGAAACCGAAAATGCATTGATCGATTTACAGTTTTTGGGTATTGATAATGTTTTGGCTTTGCGTGGCGATGCCCGTAAGGCAGATGGAAATTTTGTGCCAACTCCCGGTGGACACTGTTATGCTACAGATTTGATTGAGCACATTAAGAACCATAACGAAGGTAAATTTCTCCATGAAGATGTAGAAACCTTTAAAAGCGATTTCTGTATCGGCGTAGCTGGCTATCCTGAAAAACATTTTGAAGCACCTAATTTAAATACTGATTTTAGGTATTTGAAAAAGAAAGTAGATTTAGGGGCTGAGTTTATTGTAACGCAGATGTTTTTCGATAACCAGAAGTATTTCGATTTTGTAAAGAAATGTAGGGAAAACGATATCAATGTGCCGATTATACCAGGTTTGAAGCCCATCAGTACCTTATCGCAGTTAAATGTATTGCCTAAGATTTTTCATATCGACTTACCTGATGAATTAACGGATGCGCTATCGCATGCTAAAAACAATAACGAGGCAAAAGAAATTGGTACTGAAGCCATGATTAAACAATGTAAAGAACTGATTGATTTTGGCGCTCCGGTATTGCACTTTTATACCATGGGCCGCCCTGAACAGACTAAAAAGATAGCGAAGGCTATATTTTAA